One genomic region from Leptolyngbyaceae cyanobacterium JSC-12 encodes:
- a CDS encoding Thymidylate synthase complementing protein (IMG reference gene:2510094222~PFAM: Thymidylate synthase complementing protein): MMVQATYNSELGIAGLTDTQSGISVYTLLQNPGRKQPSVNAYLAARYSRSGDSIEKILSEVQTNQVDAAERLGKIFSGYGHASVAGMAHLFCCVENVPAVTAMRFFYLCPTQDGQERSSRYQNFSQGKWANRFPVSLPTKLRVKFSALIKTQLQMYTNLITPTQEQLQRTFSISSEDTKDLSALKSRAFDTVRMLLPMGILTNFGAVQSAREWSRYIGVMGGSSDPHEKIVGDLLRALLTGTRELEELGYVPEAAELIRHSQPSSVIEDSTNKLVAAAEQLVKNPQINKLKLPNLAVGYTHARMALFEHVAMLAQPGIRLDYSAVQELESFGKFLHLVHSQHTPMGPIAQHGAIQLRGFTDLGSLKDLNRHRSLERFIPFLDNCGSAEKELANGFMHCAYLQALPSVRTQLLDIYNACLTTYYKDIYAWAKEASDYLTKAELYSLVRYLLPHAHRSEYAMYGSVDDLIYTIRTRIRPGGHINYRMLVHSWLKALSDTHSWWHPLYQALEKPDPTNKAQFTDRS; encoded by the coding sequence ATGATGGTTCAAGCGACTTATAACTCTGAATTAGGTATTGCCGGATTGACTGATACTCAATCCGGCATTTCTGTTTACACCCTTTTGCAAAACCCCGGACGTAAACAACCCTCAGTAAATGCCTACTTAGCCGCAAGGTATTCTCGAAGTGGCGATAGTATTGAAAAGATCTTAAGTGAAGTACAAACCAATCAGGTTGATGCGGCTGAACGTCTTGGTAAAATTTTTTCTGGATATGGACACGCATCTGTAGCAGGTATGGCACATCTATTTTGCTGTGTCGAAAATGTTCCGGCTGTTACTGCTATGCGGTTTTTCTATCTTTGTCCAACTCAAGATGGACAAGAGAGGTCATCCAGGTATCAGAATTTTAGTCAGGGTAAATGGGCTAACAGATTCCCGGTTTCTCTACCTACAAAACTTAGGGTAAAGTTTTCAGCTTTAATAAAAACTCAGCTTCAGATGTATACGAATCTGATCACTCCTACACAAGAACAGTTACAGCGTACCTTCTCAATTTCTTCTGAAGACACTAAAGACCTAAGTGCTCTTAAAAGCAGAGCCTTCGACACTGTAAGAATGTTATTGCCAATGGGCATCCTCACCAACTTTGGTGCAGTTCAATCTGCTAGGGAGTGGAGCCGATACATCGGTGTAATGGGTGGTAGTTCAGACCCCCACGAAAAAATTGTAGGGGATTTGTTACGCGCACTTTTAACAGGTACTAGGGAGTTAGAAGAGCTAGGATACGTACCAGAAGCAGCTGAATTAATAAGACATTCACAACCATCTTCTGTAATTGAAGACTCAACAAACAAACTGGTTGCAGCAGCAGAACAACTGGTCAAAAACCCACAAATTAATAAACTTAAATTACCCAATTTAGCTGTTGGCTACACCCATGCACGTATGGCGTTGTTTGAGCACGTTGCGATGTTAGCTCAGCCAGGTATCAGATTAGACTATTCGGCTGTTCAGGAACTCGAATCGTTCGGAAAGTTTTTACACTTAGTGCATTCACAACATACGCCAATGGGACCCATTGCACAACATGGTGCAATCCAACTTAGGGGATTTACTGATTTAGGTTCTCTAAAGGACCTGAATAGACATAGATCTTTAGAGCGGTTCATACCCTTTTTGGATAATTGTGGTTCTGCAGAAAAAGAGCTGGCAAATGGTTTTATGCATTGCGCATACTTACAAGCGTTACCGAGTGTGAGGACTCAGTTATTAGACATCTATAATGCTTGCCTTACAACTTACTACAAAGACATTTATGCATGGGCTAAAGAAGCTTCTGACTACTTAACTAAGGCTGAACTCTACTCTCTTGTCAGATATTTACTGCCTCACGCTCATCGTAGTGAATATGCGATGTATGGGTCTGTAGATGATCTGATTTACACAATTCGTACCCGAATTCGTCCGGGTGGACATATCAACTATAGAATGCTTGTGCATAGTTGGCTCAAAGCTTTGTCTGACACACACAGCTGGTGGCACCCATTGTATCAAGCACTTGAAAAACCTGACCCAACTAACAAAGCACAATTTACGGACAGAAGCTAA
- a CDS encoding metalloendopeptidase-like membrane protein (IMG reference gene:2510094226~PFAM: Peptidase family M23), with amino-acid sequence MQNRLLKFITSFLLTLSLILFLNWDTLQVQAAISKTDWSYARFPIKLQDFVGYTSPFGNRAGGFHSAIDIAVDTGKPVINWWKGKVEDVVTTDQGGCGLEVYVVSGRWDHRYCHLSAVSVQKGQEVKAGDTLGLAGSTGNSSGPHLHFELRFNQSLVDPARVFRAMQKADKGVTPTAYLATSYHTRKRDENCTDCMR; translated from the coding sequence ATGCAAAACAGGCTGCTTAAATTTATAACCAGTTTTTTACTGACGCTTTCTCTTATACTTTTTTTGAACTGGGATACTTTGCAAGTCCAGGCTGCTATTAGTAAAACAGACTGGAGTTATGCTCGGTTTCCCATCAAACTTCAGGATTTTGTCGGGTACACGTCTCCTTTCGGAAACAGAGCTGGTGGATTCCACAGTGCTATAGACATAGCTGTGGATACTGGTAAACCCGTAATCAACTGGTGGAAAGGTAAAGTTGAAGACGTTGTTACTACAGACCAGGGTGGGTGCGGCTTAGAAGTTTACGTGGTGTCAGGACGGTGGGATCATCGTTACTGTCACCTCAGTGCAGTTTCAGTTCAGAAAGGACAAGAAGTAAAAGCTGGAGACACTTTGGGGTTAGCAGGATCAACGGGTAACTCCAGCGGTCCTCACTTACATTTTGAGTTAAGATTTAATCAAAGCTTAGTTGACCCCGCCAGGGTTTTCCGAGCAATGCAAAAAGCTGATAAGGGTGTCACTCCAACAGCTTATTTAGCCACCTCTTACCACACCAGAAAACGAGATGAGAACTGTACCGATTGTATGCGTTAG
- a CDS encoding hypothetical protein (IMG reference gene:2510094228) translates to MIYSSYSTTVKRRKFLEGLAGGAIGVIVLHTMSDQFNKTSTLNSIVPIPSQNNQKKEKVQKHPEQKNNPQGFRFTEADLWVDEPVQKSLVWRLVGAAEGCVDINGNTTPNYDGHTDPGNGVHNRGAFSYQFGNADNLSPHEADKRQYGKLKAFYHQLIKPKIASDNLSDAEVYNAIDVVNQAPLCIGYCSSGCSGDGNGGSFGYSRGNYFDRLKEAKSKGLKGDEAILEARTKAFINPDTGSYDTTFVSEYWLRTDQKRRMTMMTQALDKWLAGVRPTSFQPVSYRPALDQNPYRFEAQLRSVTRLPLTEQKIKAVLWTQGRLDAAAGATPSMDDNVYLEGYKSFKRS, encoded by the coding sequence ATGATTTACAGCAGTTATTCAACCACAGTTAAACGGCGTAAGTTTCTAGAAGGGTTAGCTGGTGGCGCAATTGGTGTAATAGTTTTACATACAATGTCAGACCAGTTTAATAAAACTAGTACCTTAAACTCTATTGTTCCAATTCCTAGTCAGAACAATCAGAAAAAAGAGAAAGTCCAGAAACACCCAGAACAAAAAAATAATCCACAAGGATTTAGATTTACTGAAGCAGACTTGTGGGTGGATGAACCTGTGCAAAAATCATTAGTTTGGCGCTTAGTGGGTGCTGCCGAGGGGTGTGTCGATATTAATGGAAACACAACTCCTAATTATGACGGACACACCGACCCCGGTAATGGGGTGCATAACAGGGGTGCCTTTTCATATCAATTTGGAAATGCTGATAATCTAAGTCCTCATGAAGCAGACAAAAGACAATACGGTAAACTAAAAGCTTTCTATCATCAACTTATTAAACCGAAGATAGCTTCGGATAATCTTTCAGACGCCGAAGTTTATAACGCAATTGATGTGGTCAACCAAGCTCCCCTTTGCATTGGTTATTGTTCATCTGGTTGTAGTGGAGACGGAAACGGAGGTAGCTTTGGCTATAGTCGAGGCAACTACTTTGATCGGCTAAAAGAAGCGAAATCTAAGGGGTTAAAGGGTGACGAAGCTATCTTAGAGGCAAGAACAAAAGCATTTATTAATCCTGATACGGGAAGCTACGATACGACGTTTGTATCTGAATATTGGTTACGTACCGATCAAAAGAGACGAATGACCATGATGACACAAGCGTTGGATAAATGGTTGGCTGGAGTGCGCCCAACATCATTTCAACCTGTATCGTATCGTCCTGCTTTAGACCAAAACCCATACCGTTTCGAAGCTCAATTACGCTCAGTCACCAGACTGCCTTTAACTGAGCAAAAAATTAAAGCTGTTCTTTGGACGCAAGGCAGATTGGACGCCGCAGCTGGCGCAACACCCTCAATGGATGATAACGTTTATCTAGAAGGATATAAAAGTTTTAAGCGTTCCTGA
- a CDS encoding hypothetical protein (IMG reference gene:2510094221) produces the protein MTPNEIQDLINQTIQDQVPQITEPIALRHAEEQRRLHEQEFESRGALLLVSSVPFVVLVGLWIIHALNQANHP, from the coding sequence ATGACTCCTAACGAGATTCAAGATTTAATCAACCAAACTATTCAGGATCAAGTTCCTCAAATTACGGAACCGATCGCTCTTCGTCATGCAGAAGAACAGCGACGATTACATGAACAAGAGTTTGAATCTAGAGGTGCCCTCCTATTAGTTAGTTCTGTTCCGTTTGTTGTGCTAGTTGGGTTGTGGATTATTCACGCCCTTAACCAAGCCAATCATCCATGA
- a CDS encoding hypothetical protein (IMG reference gene:2510094219) has translation MTIKRTTKTVSRTSKSKVTPINQKKVNTAKKKLEEQTEEPPTVVRRGRKLKPKPEEEPISTEVVNANETVEEPVQQSLTDFVQLAARNPSSSALAELEPFKFDYQGLDQETITKLKNDTLTLKGLVRERHLAALQMGQIIAKWKEQLPYGVYTAWVTKEFGEIMSADTANNYCMLAELYKNYSAEELNRLPLNALYVIGRRTVSPEVREEVLLAAAQSSKKMSKKDVEKIIKSYRELQIEIAGVSDQAKPLLVHSSIAENPEELQRFAKLSAKRQTEVAGLLAAQPNPTSLRQVVSQLQTTRRKDEEKEDTLEAEIIATANYQNIVTKRGSWLQLLAETESESVDLCFAEMPLNKGVLEDYGRLAQEMNRVLRPGGLLLATVGQQNLQFVGGRIEPALNVAWTFMLLRRPGHSPRVVGRISFASSFVPLTLCYKPPLKALPGLIDDLRSWAPENDMKFHYKDDDDDLPSEETVELASLESSLAYYMKALLAPSETFMHLVYEQKNSFGVTDSLYKSVFEVNAEKVFSLIGN, from the coding sequence ATGACTATTAAACGGACTACCAAAACTGTTAGTCGGACTTCGAAAAGTAAAGTTACGCCAATCAACCAAAAAAAAGTCAATACTGCAAAAAAGAAACTCGAAGAGCAAACAGAAGAGCCACCGACAGTAGTTCGTAGAGGTCGCAAGCTTAAACCCAAACCTGAAGAGGAGCCGATTAGTACTGAAGTTGTCAATGCTAATGAAACGGTTGAGGAACCAGTGCAACAGTCTCTCACAGACTTTGTTCAACTGGCCGCACGTAATCCATCATCTTCAGCTTTAGCAGAACTCGAACCGTTCAAGTTTGATTATCAGGGTCTTGACCAAGAAACTATTACAAAACTGAAAAATGACACGTTGACTCTAAAAGGGTTAGTTAGGGAGCGTCATTTAGCAGCATTGCAGATGGGTCAGATCATAGCTAAGTGGAAAGAACAACTTCCGTATGGTGTTTACACAGCATGGGTAACTAAAGAGTTCGGAGAAATAATGAGTGCAGACACAGCTAACAACTACTGTATGCTAGCTGAGTTGTACAAAAACTATTCAGCAGAAGAGCTAAACAGACTCCCGCTAAATGCACTCTACGTTATCGGGCGGCGAACAGTTTCCCCAGAAGTGCGAGAGGAGGTGTTACTGGCAGCAGCTCAGTCATCTAAAAAGATGTCCAAGAAGGACGTTGAGAAAATAATAAAATCCTACCGAGAATTACAGATAGAAATAGCGGGGGTGTCAGATCAAGCAAAACCACTTTTAGTACACTCTTCTATTGCAGAAAATCCAGAAGAATTACAGCGGTTTGCTAAACTTTCCGCTAAAAGACAGACTGAAGTAGCGGGATTGTTAGCTGCTCAACCTAATCCTACTAGTCTCAGACAGGTAGTGTCTCAGCTCCAAACTACAAGAAGAAAAGATGAAGAAAAAGAGGATACGCTTGAAGCAGAGATTATAGCTACTGCAAACTATCAGAATATAGTTACGAAACGAGGGTCCTGGCTGCAGCTACTAGCGGAGACAGAATCAGAGTCAGTTGACTTATGCTTTGCGGAAATGCCCTTAAATAAAGGAGTTCTCGAAGATTACGGTAGGCTGGCTCAGGAAATGAATCGTGTACTTAGACCAGGAGGGTTGCTTCTAGCGACTGTGGGGCAGCAGAATCTCCAGTTTGTAGGAGGACGAATTGAACCAGCGCTTAATGTGGCATGGACTTTTATGTTACTCCGGCGTCCGGGGCACTCACCGAGAGTTGTTGGTAGAATCTCTTTTGCATCCAGCTTTGTTCCTTTAACCCTGTGTTACAAACCACCGCTCAAGGCTTTACCTGGATTGATTGACGATTTGCGCTCGTGGGCACCAGAGAACGACATGAAGTTTCACTATAAAGATGACGATGACGACTTACCCTCAGAAGAAACAGTGGAGCTAGCAAGTCTTGAATCCAGTCTTGCCTATTATATGAAGGCGTTACTGGCACCATCGGAAACATTCATGCATCTTGTGTATGAACAAAAAAATAGTTTCGGGGTGACAGATTCACTTTATAAATCTGTGTTTGAAGTGAATGCCGAAAAAGTTTTTTCACTGATAGGAAACTAA
- a CDS encoding ATP-dependent DNA ligase family protein (IMG reference gene:2510094217~PFAM: ATP dependent DNA ligase domain), with the protein MAVKSKLTKKSIPSWTYNRFYPIRNLPQYSTFEELYPVLEFPFFMQRKLFGERAIYSSDHKFFIPNYPEFISDKLKHLYVNAPQDWVLDGVLVVDDGRECHRLPALNNFLKNGGHLQYQIRFIVYDLYVRTKKDLTYEERLELLANELLKISVPGVTYTMSAKVTPQNFPTIYSVLSGAQKHTVLIRDTDARYQPGKRSLSCVEATQFSFITAKVEQAYHTLKDLSHLQLKCSIDNQTFVVPYHLNQLDKFYEEDWYVGKEFELAVYNTSELLFALGPRDATN; encoded by the coding sequence ATGGCAGTAAAGTCAAAACTTACTAAAAAATCTATTCCGAGTTGGACTTACAATCGATTTTATCCTATACGTAATCTTCCTCAATACAGTACTTTCGAAGAACTTTACCCAGTACTTGAGTTTCCATTCTTCATGCAACGTAAGTTGTTTGGAGAAAGGGCTATCTATTCCAGCGATCACAAATTTTTTATACCAAATTATCCAGAGTTTATCTCTGACAAATTGAAACACCTGTACGTGAACGCACCTCAGGATTGGGTATTAGACGGGGTACTTGTAGTGGATGATGGTAGAGAATGCCATCGTCTCCCAGCATTAAATAATTTCTTAAAGAATGGTGGACACTTACAGTATCAAATACGGTTTATAGTTTACGATTTATATGTAAGAACAAAAAAAGATTTGACTTATGAAGAGCGGCTGGAATTATTAGCAAATGAGCTTCTAAAGATTTCAGTGCCGGGTGTGACCTATACAATGAGTGCAAAAGTCACACCACAAAATTTTCCGACAATCTATTCAGTGTTGAGTGGAGCGCAAAAACACACTGTCCTTATCCGAGATACTGATGCGCGTTACCAACCTGGAAAACGATCGTTAAGTTGCGTAGAAGCAACTCAGTTTTCTTTTATAACTGCAAAAGTTGAACAAGCCTATCACACTCTGAAGGATTTATCGCACCTACAACTGAAGTGCTCCATTGATAACCAAACTTTTGTGGTTCCGTACCACCTAAATCAGTTAGATAAGTTTTACGAGGAGGATTGGTATGTCGGAAAAGAGTTTGAGTTGGCAGTCTACAACACCTCGGAACTGTTATTTGCCCTCGGTCCGAGAGATGCTACCAACTAA
- a CDS encoding trypsin-like serine protease with C-terminal PDZ domain (IMG reference gene:2510094229~PFAM: Trypsin), translated as MMSIKSRRNTLLICSAITAGTVLYLHGDTSVLLDLAFLQSIKDKFAQVVPGSNTLVDPPKVDAPNIPGLNQAAVTISGDKTKVISQVVNKSLEGVFAINANGEIGSGWSISQDLVVTNKHVVMGNSTVELTNFGNNKRCKGTVIHQSEDNDIAFVKHDCPCKTLGLSGFQRDQLIVSIGNPFGLGINISVGKIVDVIPSIRYKGRAVSQLTNVIAHNSLINPGNSGGPLLNETGMVVGMNSASGGVGKAIAIPVAQVEAELKKIK; from the coding sequence ATGATGAGTATCAAATCTAGACGCAACACTTTATTAATATGCTCAGCAATAACTGCTGGCACGGTATTGTATCTTCATGGAGACACATCAGTACTTTTAGACCTTGCATTCTTACAAAGTATTAAGGATAAGTTTGCACAAGTTGTTCCAGGCTCCAACACTTTAGTAGATCCTCCAAAAGTGGATGCACCAAACATACCTGGATTAAACCAGGCAGCAGTGACTATCTCAGGAGATAAAACTAAAGTTATTTCTCAAGTGGTGAATAAATCGTTAGAAGGAGTATTTGCAATAAATGCTAATGGAGAGATAGGTAGTGGTTGGTCAATCAGCCAAGACCTGGTGGTTACTAACAAGCATGTGGTTATGGGTAACTCTACTGTTGAGCTAACTAACTTTGGAAATAACAAGCGTTGCAAAGGAACTGTTATACATCAGTCTGAAGACAATGATATTGCGTTCGTTAAACATGATTGTCCTTGCAAAACGTTGGGGTTATCGGGTTTTCAAAGAGATCAATTAATAGTAAGTATCGGTAATCCTTTTGGACTAGGCATCAACATTTCTGTGGGTAAAATCGTAGATGTAATACCTTCTATTAGGTACAAAGGGAGAGCTGTATCCCAGTTAACTAACGTGATCGCCCACAACAGCCTAATAAATCCAGGAAATTCAGGCGGTCCTCTGTTGAATGAAACTGGAATGGTTGTGGGCATGAACTCTGCTTCAGGAGGTGTCGGAAAGGCTATTGCTATTCCAGTTGCTCAAGTGGAAGCTGAGCTTAAAAAAATTAAGTAA
- a CDS encoding hypothetical protein (IMG reference gene:2510094224), giving the protein MEKANEQRLQEGATSTSLHNFQSLIPKLPRQILTALLNLSNHAF; this is encoded by the coding sequence ATGGAAAAAGCTAACGAACAACGGTTACAAGAAGGTGCCACAAGCACTTCCTTGCATAATTTTCAAAGCCTTATTCCAAAGTTGCCCAGGCAGATTTTGACAGCATTATTAAACTTATCCAATCATGCGTTTTAG
- a CDS encoding hypothetical protein (IMG reference gene:2510094227) — MFTQKLYTNTLIEWVSSQWILIYLLGAFVACMIIAGGALGYLAGNVLVPLVLVVSVVAAIQYQVVGTIKQTSKKAVESLPFLYLTRTQEFFLSTNALETSMGLVLLTCRAQNADRLRQVLAPMCQDYGYDFVYSWLNTRVEDQLSEIERSWLWAAIRNQNTHTVHAKQAA; from the coding sequence ATGTTTACTCAAAAGCTTTATACAAACACACTTATCGAGTGGGTATCGTCTCAGTGGATTTTAATATACTTACTGGGTGCATTTGTAGCCTGCATGATTATCGCAGGCGGAGCTTTGGGTTACTTAGCCGGAAATGTTTTAGTACCCTTAGTACTGGTTGTTTCAGTAGTTGCTGCAATACAATATCAAGTTGTTGGAACGATTAAACAAACTTCCAAGAAAGCAGTTGAGTCGCTGCCATTTCTTTATCTGACACGTACTCAAGAGTTTTTCTTAAGTACAAACGCATTGGAAACTAGTATGGGACTAGTTTTATTAACGTGTCGTGCACAGAATGCGGACCGTCTAAGACAAGTTTTAGCTCCTATGTGCCAGGACTACGGATACGATTTTGTTTACTCGTGGTTAAATACACGAGTTGAGGATCAATTAAGTGAAATAGAACGCAGCTGGCTGTGGGCTGCAATTCGTAACCAGAATACACACACCGTTCATGCAAAACAGGCTGCTTAA
- a CDS encoding ATPase involved in chromosome partitioning (IMG reference gene:2510094220~PFAM: CobQ/CobB/MinD/ParA nucleotide binding domain): MPVLVVSNAKGGVAKTTTTVSLGAALAIAGYSTLVIDTDFQANATTSLGITDYKPCLKEVYLSGGELESIIVQTCVPKLDLVPASLELINLQNLPDLTWLRNRVKQLPSSYQFVILDTSAAFSPLTVSCLIAAEHVIIPVQPHPLAVEGVYSLIEILAATRRNYDSATILGILLTKVARKEKGVQEVVQKLRSKLGHLVFNTEIPESAKQPISTNLHQPIFYTSPRSSSALAYKRFCKELLQKLQIDVLL; the protein is encoded by the coding sequence ATGCCCGTACTTGTTGTATCGAATGCTAAAGGTGGAGTAGCCAAGACTACGACAACTGTCTCCTTAGGAGCAGCACTTGCGATCGCAGGCTACTCTACCTTAGTTATTGACACAGATTTTCAGGCAAACGCCACAACCTCTCTCGGTATTACGGATTACAAACCTTGCCTAAAAGAGGTGTATCTGAGCGGCGGCGAGTTAGAGTCCATCATTGTCCAGACTTGTGTACCAAAGTTAGACCTGGTTCCCGCCAGTTTAGAGTTAATAAACCTCCAGAATTTACCAGACCTCACCTGGTTACGTAACCGGGTGAAACAATTACCAAGCAGTTACCAATTTGTAATACTGGATACCTCTGCTGCCTTTTCACCACTTACTGTTTCGTGCTTAATAGCAGCAGAGCACGTCATCATTCCAGTGCAACCCCACCCACTTGCAGTTGAAGGTGTGTATTCTTTAATAGAAATTCTGGCAGCTACTCGACGAAACTATGACTCAGCGACTATTTTAGGGATATTATTAACAAAGGTCGCTAGGAAGGAGAAAGGTGTTCAAGAGGTTGTGCAGAAGCTTAGGAGTAAACTGGGACATTTAGTTTTCAACACAGAAATTCCTGAGAGTGCAAAACAACCTATTAGCACAAACCTCCATCAACCAATTTTCTACACCTCTCCTCGCAGCTCCTCAGCTCTGGCGTATAAGCGCTTTTGTAAAGAGCTGCTGCAAAAACTACAAATCGACGTGCTGCTATGA
- a CDS encoding hypothetical protein (IMG reference gene:2510094223), translating into MRFSLSGLILLGAVGALIYDVVTASPGKSFLSFLLSRATAHVPTTLVEPPKVEVEATPRPTVLKQIQESGKLITTEVQLERVVPATQKSKIAFIGEVEQAKLVLIAEGKVGVGIDLKKITQSDIKESETKVVINLPNPEVLYTEVVASKIYDQSQNIWFPPQQDLDLRGTAEAAAKKEFQAAATSCEVYKKAEDEAKKVLVSLINKIGDDRSIEILESNKRDCTPVASPSPLPSNPVTK; encoded by the coding sequence ATGCGTTTTAGTTTGTCTGGACTTATTTTGCTGGGAGCAGTTGGTGCACTTATCTACGATGTAGTAACTGCTTCCCCCGGCAAGAGCTTTCTCTCGTTTTTGTTATCTCGTGCTACTGCACACGTCCCTACCACTCTTGTGGAACCCCCCAAAGTGGAAGTTGAAGCAACACCAAGACCCACAGTACTCAAGCAAATCCAAGAATCTGGTAAGTTAATAACAACAGAAGTACAGTTGGAGCGAGTTGTTCCAGCTACTCAAAAGTCTAAGATTGCCTTTATTGGTGAAGTAGAACAAGCAAAGTTAGTTCTTATCGCAGAGGGTAAAGTTGGAGTCGGCATCGATCTAAAAAAGATTACCCAAAGTGACATTAAAGAGTCAGAGACTAAAGTTGTTATTAACTTGCCAAACCCAGAAGTACTTTACACAGAAGTGGTTGCAAGTAAAATCTACGACCAAAGTCAAAACATATGGTTTCCGCCTCAACAGGACTTAGACTTGCGTGGCACTGCCGAGGCTGCAGCCAAAAAAGAGTTCCAAGCTGCTGCGACTAGCTGTGAAGTTTATAAAAAAGCTGAAGACGAAGCTAAAAAGGTTTTAGTTAGTCTTATTAATAAAATAGGCGACGATCGCTCGATAGAAATCCTAGAGTCGAATAAGCGAGACTGTACGCCAGTTGCTTCCCCTTCTCCCTTACCATCTAATCCCGTAACAAAGTAA
- a CDS encoding hypothetical protein (IMG reference gene:2510094225) — translation MRTVPIVCVSALAIGAIWLSNNQEAVLSNGNALVSTPSPEQGSTLPDLGITPVKGNSFTKYMVWLDRAILTPEQRTDFDRYLQSTSLPANSVGKQCSYYGKKEAWCLLLDQELANKVKEMMSGESFGRLVEVKGVNVIRGPKNGKS, via the coding sequence ATGAGAACTGTACCGATTGTATGCGTTAGTGCTTTAGCTATTGGTGCCATATGGCTGTCAAACAACCAAGAAGCTGTATTGAGTAATGGCAATGCTCTTGTTTCCACTCCCAGTCCTGAACAAGGGTCTACCTTGCCGGATCTGGGAATTACTCCAGTTAAAGGGAATTCTTTCACCAAATACATGGTCTGGTTGGATAGAGCAATCTTAACGCCAGAGCAAAGAACTGACTTTGATAGGTACCTTCAATCTACATCTTTACCTGCAAACTCTGTAGGTAAACAATGCTCATACTACGGTAAAAAAGAAGCCTGGTGTTTGTTACTCGACCAAGAACTAGCAAACAAAGTGAAAGAAATGATGAGTGGAGAATCTTTTGGAAGGTTGGTTGAAGTAAAAGGAGTTAATGTGATTAGAGGTCCAAAAAATGGAAAAAGCTAA
- a CDS encoding hypothetical protein (IMG reference gene:2510094218) translates to MTSTAVKGVLVTPEAISQEFATLLMGKLDNQPHHAVALSVTRGWETEDKQIYEQCAQSLLTKYQEVCKPPALKRDMGYVLGCSTNQQSEHANPFSAFCERVNHSQLSVACLISLNKSEAVIKFERFKLSADLKPRHALMFPANWMYQPTLLLPEASTLYTVTTFFTWQ, encoded by the coding sequence ATGACTAGTACCGCAGTAAAAGGAGTGCTAGTCACTCCTGAAGCTATAAGCCAAGAGTTTGCAACTCTTCTCATGGGTAAGTTGGATAACCAACCACATCATGCAGTTGCACTAAGCGTAACCAGAGGTTGGGAAACTGAAGACAAGCAAATTTACGAACAGTGTGCTCAATCCCTTTTAACTAAATATCAGGAGGTATGTAAACCACCAGCATTAAAAAGAGATATGGGCTACGTTTTAGGCTGTTCTACGAATCAACAGTCTGAACACGCTAATCCGTTTTCTGCGTTTTGTGAGAGAGTAAACCACTCGCAACTATCTGTCGCTTGTCTGATCTCATTAAACAAAAGCGAGGCAGTGATTAAATTCGAGCGTTTTAAGTTGAGCGCTGACCTAAAGCCTAGACACGCTTTAATGTTTCCAGCAAATTGGATGTATCAGCCTACCCTGTTGTTACCTGAAGCTTCAACGTTGTACACCGTCACTACCTTTTTCACATGGCAGTAA